The following coding sequences lie in one Sinorhizobium fredii USDA 257 genomic window:
- a CDS encoding ABC transporter permease subunit, with protein MVISAFIALERTNPTILEAAADLGARPWQGLFYVTLPVARTGIIGGFVFSTITILGDYVTPQLIGGTDGYLYSNIIQRQFGSSVQWGFGSALALILLVIVFVLLLVLRQVTGGAAQIGTFSRQFNPSRSPVLKAYAIAFLAFLYTPIGLLLVLALNDNTSIGFPFNGVTLRWFAAILDDPLLLESLRNSLIVAFASVSISVVLGTVAAVQLARSYGRWRQASLAIISVPLFLPPMLLGLAIIIGLNALGIERGLWTIITGHTILWLPVVTLLVLIRLEGLDPNLELAAMDLGAPPVTALVRVSVPQALPGIVAAALISFALSMDEFILTALVTGADSTLPLYIFGQLRFNVTPAVVALSVTLVLVSFALLIMGALLATRGKGGPSVPAPNAIQNVSQ; from the coding sequence ATGGTTATTTCGGCTTTTATTGCGCTGGAGCGCACGAATCCAACCATTCTGGAGGCGGCAGCGGATCTGGGCGCACGCCCTTGGCAGGGACTCTTTTATGTGACTCTGCCTGTGGCTCGAACGGGTATTATCGGTGGTTTCGTTTTCAGCACTATCACAATCTTGGGCGACTATGTGACGCCCCAATTGATTGGCGGGACCGATGGATACCTCTATTCAAATATCATCCAGCGTCAGTTTGGTTCCTCGGTTCAATGGGGTTTTGGATCAGCGTTGGCGTTAATTCTCCTCGTCATCGTTTTTGTGCTCCTGCTCGTGCTCCGTCAGGTGACAGGCGGAGCAGCCCAGATCGGAACGTTCTCACGCCAATTCAATCCATCCAGATCGCCCGTGCTCAAGGCGTACGCAATCGCATTCCTCGCATTTCTCTACACACCGATCGGGCTTCTCCTCGTGCTGGCCCTCAACGACAACACGTCAATCGGCTTCCCTTTTAACGGCGTCACACTCCGCTGGTTTGCGGCGATCCTGGATGATCCACTTCTCCTGGAAAGCCTGCGCAACAGTTTGATCGTAGCGTTCGCGTCTGTCAGTATCAGCGTCGTTCTCGGCACGGTTGCGGCGGTACAACTCGCGAGAAGTTACGGCCGATGGCGTCAGGCAAGTTTGGCGATTATCTCCGTTCCGCTTTTTCTCCCGCCCATGCTGCTTGGACTTGCGATCATCATCGGCCTCAATGCTCTCGGCATCGAACGTGGGCTCTGGACGATTATCACCGGCCACACCATTCTCTGGCTGCCCGTCGTCACCTTACTTGTGCTGATCCGTCTCGAAGGTCTCGATCCAAACCTCGAACTGGCGGCCATGGACCTCGGAGCGCCCCCGGTGACGGCTCTGGTGCGGGTTTCGGTGCCGCAAGCCTTGCCAGGTATAGTGGCCGCCGCATTGATTTCCTTCGCCTTATCCATGGATGAGTTCATCCTGACAGCGCTTGTGACTGGCGCTGACAGCACCCTCCCGCTTTATATATTCGGTCAGTTGCGTTTCAATGTAACGCCTGCGGTGGTGGCGTTATCAGTGACGCTTGTCCTTGTGTCGTTCGCTCTTTTGATAATGGGCGCGCTGCTTGCGACACGGGGTAAAGGTGGTCCGTCGGTGCCTGCGCCTAATGCCATCCAAAACGTTTCCCAGTGA
- a CDS encoding ABC transporter ATP-binding protein: MSVALRCSNLSKRYAGQQGPALGEGSNGISFEVERGELFALLGPSGCGKTTTLRIIGGFVEPDAGTVFIDGKDVTFAPPYRRPTNTVFQSYALFPHLRLGANVAFGLKMTGARRSEQDHRSSQALRMVGLGGLENRKISELSGGQQQRAALARALANGPSVLLLDEPLGALDLTLRRQMQEELVTLKRETNTTFIHVTHDQEEACAMADRIAIMDRGQIAQIDTPQMLYRNPRSTHVARFINLGTIVKGSTRRDGVHARLEALGIVLEGRVQPAIPQHSRLAAVLPRGRARLSSGAPTGATNEIKGTVERAVFTGLNYELLVRSESGALLNVSAAAEVFGVADKGRAVVLSWSPDDVLFVEDTDDPQQNSSPYEPPQAS, encoded by the coding sequence ATGTCCGTTGCATTGCGATGCTCGAACCTGTCAAAACGCTACGCCGGACAGCAAGGTCCAGCTCTCGGGGAAGGGAGCAACGGCATCTCCTTCGAGGTGGAGAGGGGGGAACTCTTTGCTTTGCTTGGCCCAAGCGGGTGCGGCAAGACCACCACTCTTCGCATTATCGGCGGATTTGTCGAGCCTGATGCCGGAACTGTGTTCATCGACGGAAAAGATGTGACTTTTGCGCCGCCATATAGGCGTCCGACGAACACCGTCTTCCAAAGCTATGCACTATTTCCCCACCTGAGGTTGGGTGCCAATGTCGCCTTTGGATTGAAAATGACTGGCGCTCGGCGCTCTGAACAAGATCACCGGTCGTCTCAGGCGCTTAGGATGGTGGGCCTCGGGGGGCTTGAAAATCGGAAAATCTCCGAACTGTCGGGCGGACAGCAGCAACGGGCGGCGCTGGCCCGCGCGCTCGCCAATGGGCCGTCGGTGTTGCTCTTGGATGAACCGCTCGGCGCCCTGGATCTAACCCTTCGTCGCCAAATGCAGGAGGAACTCGTCACCTTGAAAAGGGAGACGAACACGACATTCATCCATGTCACGCACGATCAGGAAGAAGCCTGCGCAATGGCCGATCGGATCGCAATTATGGATCGCGGGCAGATCGCACAGATTGACACTCCGCAAATGCTCTACCGCAACCCCCGCTCGACCCACGTGGCTCGGTTCATCAATCTGGGTACGATCGTAAAGGGATCCACCCGCCGTGATGGAGTTCATGCGCGCCTGGAGGCTTTGGGGATTGTCTTGGAAGGACGAGTGCAGCCGGCCATCCCGCAGCATTCGCGCTTGGCAGCAGTGTTGCCGCGCGGTCGAGCGCGACTTTCATCGGGTGCTCCCACAGGGGCCACAAACGAGATCAAGGGAACGGTGGAACGCGCGGTGTTCACCGGGCTGAACTACGAGCTGCTTGTTCGGTCGGAGAGTGGTGCGCTTCTCAATGTATCTGCAGCCGCCGAGGTGTTTGGTGTTGCGGATAAAGGTCGAGCTGTCGTGCTGAGCTGGAGCCCGGATGACGTCCTGTTCGTCGAGGACACCGATGATCCCCAACAAAATAGTTCGCCTTACGAACCGCCGCAAGCGAGCTGA
- a CDS encoding branched-chain amino acid ABC transporter permease, whose product MTNVVQVLIDAIALGSLYALVALAIGLVFGVMRLINFAQADYVTIGAYSLVVPTASITPPLLFGALPPALMIGCVVLTVTVLALLTERIAFRPLRSSNPTTLLISSFAVSYFLQSLLTLLHGGRPKAVSIGESLTRAVELFGIRVPGVQLLTMAVAVTLLIALVLFLKKTSLGVQLRAAAEDFQMARLLGVPANRVIAIAFAISGILGGTISLLFVIQTGMLDIRLGMMLVVYAFFATVIGGMGSLPGAVLGGFIVGIVSVLLQSYLPEDMRAFRDAGVFALVILILLVRPQGLIVTSAAKERV is encoded by the coding sequence ATGACCAACGTTGTGCAAGTCCTCATCGACGCGATCGCCCTTGGCAGTCTCTATGCTCTCGTCGCGCTCGCCATTGGCTTGGTTTTCGGTGTGATGAGGCTCATCAACTTCGCCCAGGCCGATTACGTTACCATAGGTGCCTATTCGCTCGTCGTGCCAACTGCGTCGATCACACCTCCGCTGCTGTTTGGCGCCCTGCCGCCGGCACTGATGATCGGCTGCGTTGTCTTGACCGTCACTGTCCTGGCGCTATTGACCGAACGCATCGCCTTTCGTCCACTGCGCAGTTCCAATCCGACGACCCTTCTAATTTCGTCCTTCGCCGTGAGTTACTTCCTGCAAAGTCTCCTCACTCTGCTGCATGGCGGGCGCCCGAAAGCAGTCAGCATAGGCGAATCGCTCACTCGGGCCGTGGAGCTGTTCGGAATCCGGGTTCCTGGTGTGCAACTCCTGACGATGGCGGTCGCGGTTACGCTGCTGATAGCCTTGGTCTTGTTCCTCAAGAAGACGTCACTTGGCGTCCAGCTGCGAGCAGCGGCTGAAGACTTCCAGATGGCTCGACTGCTTGGTGTGCCGGCCAACCGCGTCATTGCCATCGCGTTCGCGATCAGCGGTATCCTGGGCGGCACCATATCGTTGCTTTTCGTGATACAGACGGGGATGCTCGACATCAGACTGGGCATGATGCTCGTCGTCTACGCGTTCTTCGCCACAGTTATCGGGGGAATGGGGTCCTTGCCCGGCGCCGTTCTAGGCGGGTTCATCGTCGGGATCGTCAGCGTCCTACTGCAATCCTATCTCCCGGAGGACATGCGTGCCTTTCGCGATGCCGGTGTTTTCGCGCTGGTCATTCTCATTTTGCTCGTGCGTCCGCAGGGTCTGATCGTGACGAGCGCTGCCAAGGAGAGAGTGTGA
- a CDS encoding branched-chain amino acid ABC transporter permease yields MRLVRLMFPVIGLVVPLLIAVLLLAQFTSPSVHRVATEALIRLVFAVGLYIFVGNSGIVSFGHMAFCAIAAYATAWQTCCQMLKPITMSGLPAFLRDNTFPLLPAALTSIGLAGGVAFLSGLVLMRLTGLGASISTLALLFILNVVYSNWDSVTMGTSTIVGLPVYVTIWVALACALVAIVIAYLYQTSRWGLMLRATREDEIAAAASGISLYWTRLFAFTLSGFVAGLGGVLFAHFTGTVSIGTFFLNQTFLIVAMLVIGGMQSLAGTVLGVAVISVVIDVFRRAEAGFQLGAMDIAFPPGSQELILAVIMLLILVFRKGGIMGGRELSLPWSMANHAAEAPEAPSLKTAEEDGAAFVNDVEDTSSVRA; encoded by the coding sequence ATGCGCCTGGTCCGTCTCATGTTCCCAGTTATTGGCTTGGTCGTCCCGTTGTTGATCGCAGTGCTCCTCCTTGCACAGTTCACCTCGCCGAGCGTGCACCGCGTCGCCACAGAAGCGTTGATACGCCTCGTCTTCGCCGTCGGCCTATACATATTCGTGGGCAATTCCGGGATCGTCTCATTCGGGCATATGGCTTTTTGTGCGATCGCCGCCTATGCGACAGCATGGCAGACGTGCTGCCAGATGCTAAAGCCCATAACTATGTCTGGTCTGCCTGCCTTTCTGCGTGACAATACGTTCCCCCTTCTGCCGGCGGCACTGACGTCGATTGGATTGGCAGGAGGCGTCGCCTTTCTGTCGGGGCTAGTCCTGATGCGGCTTACTGGCCTAGGCGCCTCGATCTCGACGCTCGCGCTCCTCTTCATCCTAAATGTCGTTTACTCCAATTGGGATAGCGTCACGATGGGGACATCAACCATCGTGGGCCTGCCCGTCTACGTGACGATCTGGGTCGCTTTAGCGTGTGCCCTCGTCGCTATTGTCATCGCCTATCTTTACCAGACATCACGTTGGGGGCTCATGCTAAGGGCTACGCGTGAGGATGAAATAGCCGCCGCCGCTTCGGGCATATCCCTCTATTGGACGCGTCTGTTTGCCTTTACCTTGTCCGGCTTCGTGGCAGGACTTGGCGGCGTCCTTTTTGCGCATTTCACGGGCACCGTCTCAATCGGGACCTTTTTCCTGAACCAGACATTCTTGATCGTGGCGATGCTCGTGATTGGCGGCATGCAAAGCCTCGCAGGGACAGTATTAGGCGTGGCTGTTATCAGTGTTGTGATCGATGTCTTCCGCCGCGCGGAAGCAGGCTTTCAGCTTGGGGCCATGGACATCGCTTTCCCACCGGGGTCGCAGGAGCTGATCCTCGCCGTCATCATGCTACTGATCCTGGTCTTTCGGAAGGGCGGGATTATGGGCGGGCGAGAACTTAGCTTGCCTTGGTCAATGGCAAACCACGCAGCCGAAGCACCGGAGGCACCTAGCCTAAAAACGGCTGAGGAAGACGGTGCAGCCTTTGTGAACGATGTTGAAGACACAAGTTCCGTAAGAGCCTAG
- a CDS encoding branched-chain amino acid ABC transporter permease produces MTNFVQVLIDAIALGSLYALVALAIGLVFGVMRLINFAQADYIVVGAYSLVIPSTSAVPALLFGALPSVAMIFCVTLTVTLLALLTERLAFRPLRNTDTTTLLISSFAVSYFLQSLILMFHGGRPKTISIGEGLTSAVEIFGIRIPGVQLVTMGVALTLLIALVLFLKKTPLGVQLRAAAENFQMARLLGVPANRVIAIAFAISGILGGTISLLFVIQTGTLDIRMGLMPTVYAFFATVIGGIGSLPGAVLGGYIVGIVSVLLQAYLPEEVRAFRDAGVFTLVILILLIRPHGLIVTSAAKERV; encoded by the coding sequence GTGACCAACTTTGTGCAAGTACTGATTGATGCCATCGCTCTCGGGAGCCTATACGCCCTTGTAGCGCTTGCAATCGGCCTAGTGTTTGGCGTGATGCGGCTTATCAATTTCGCTCAAGCCGACTACATCGTGGTGGGCGCCTATTCGCTTGTCATTCCGTCGACCTCCGCTGTGCCGGCTTTGCTGTTCGGTGCTTTGCCGTCAGTGGCGATGATATTCTGCGTCACTCTCACAGTGACATTACTCGCATTGTTGACCGAACGGCTCGCGTTCCGTCCCTTGCGAAATACCGACACAACCACGCTGCTCATCTCCTCGTTCGCGGTAAGCTATTTTCTGCAAAGCTTGATCCTGATGTTCCATGGCGGGCGCCCCAAAACCATTAGTATCGGAGAAGGGCTTACCAGCGCGGTCGAAATCTTCGGTATCCGCATTCCGGGCGTACAACTGGTAACTATGGGGGTCGCGCTAACACTCCTGATCGCCTTGGTTCTGTTTCTCAAGAAAACTCCGCTTGGCGTCCAACTCCGGGCTGCCGCCGAGAATTTTCAGATGGCACGTCTGCTCGGCGTACCAGCCAATCGTGTGATCGCGATCGCCTTTGCTATCAGTGGCATCCTGGGTGGCACCATCTCACTGTTGTTCGTGATCCAGACTGGCACACTGGATATCCGAATGGGCCTAATGCCGACCGTCTATGCGTTTTTTGCAACCGTGATCGGCGGCATAGGGTCTTTGCCAGGCGCCGTGCTTGGTGGCTACATCGTCGGAATCGTAAGCGTTCTTTTGCAGGCATACCTGCCGGAGGAGGTTCGCGCCTTTCGGGATGCCGGAGTGTTTACGTTGGTCATCCTGATACTTCTCATTCGGCCCCACGGCCTGATCGTGACAAGTGCTGCTAAGGAAAGAGTCTGA
- a CDS encoding ABC transporter substrate-binding protein has translation MYFTARGWGLGALLGAAFAASAFAQDKEPIKIGFAIAQSGWMANYDVGPFKAAVLKIEEINKAGGLLGRQIEYRVVDTKTDQTLAGTAGASLLDWGAEMMIVPTDYDYGAPAALAAQNAGIIAISPGAGDPKMGVQGVGPLVFTAHTAAQTQGIVMAEYAYKVMGHRNAYALEDVSIEYSKSGCAGYRAGWNDLGGKLLGSDTFKNDDPSIASQITRLKGLGTAPDVIFLCTYTPGGASAIRQIRAAGIDTPIVSLTGMTDNYWLGALPDLKEFYIPAIMSLYGDDPRKEIGEFLTAFKQRWNEDPTSSFAVLGYSSIEQWARAVEKAGTTESQAVLAVMNQYKDEPFTAGLTTYTDQLHIQINRPQLIMKVENGSFRAVEMFRNTFLPDMKLLFRVGQ, from the coding sequence ATGTATTTCACGGCACGTGGTTGGGGGCTTGGCGCGCTTCTTGGGGCAGCGTTCGCGGCAAGCGCCTTCGCGCAGGATAAGGAGCCGATCAAAATCGGCTTCGCGATTGCTCAGTCTGGATGGATGGCAAACTACGACGTAGGGCCGTTCAAGGCGGCTGTGCTTAAGATTGAGGAGATCAATAAGGCTGGTGGTCTACTTGGCCGCCAAATCGAATACCGGGTTGTCGACACCAAGACCGACCAGACGCTCGCGGGAACGGCGGGCGCATCGCTCCTCGACTGGGGCGCGGAAATGATGATTGTGCCGACAGACTATGATTACGGCGCTCCGGCGGCGCTGGCGGCCCAAAACGCCGGCATTATTGCCATTTCACCCGGTGCAGGCGACCCGAAAATGGGTGTGCAGGGAGTGGGCCCGCTGGTCTTTACGGCGCATACCGCCGCACAGACCCAAGGCATCGTCATGGCTGAATATGCCTACAAAGTCATGGGTCACCGAAATGCTTATGCTCTCGAAGACGTATCAATCGAATATAGCAAATCGGGATGCGCGGGTTATCGCGCTGGATGGAATGATCTGGGTGGGAAACTCCTCGGTTCCGACACGTTCAAGAATGACGATCCTTCGATCGCTTCACAAATCACCCGCCTCAAGGGTCTCGGGACGGCTCCTGATGTCATCTTTCTCTGCACCTACACCCCGGGTGGAGCATCCGCGATCCGCCAGATCCGCGCCGCTGGTATAGACACCCCGATCGTCTCGTTGACCGGCATGACCGACAATTACTGGCTCGGCGCACTGCCCGATCTCAAAGAGTTCTACATTCCCGCAATCATGTCGCTTTATGGAGACGACCCGCGCAAGGAGATCGGAGAGTTTTTGACTGCCTTCAAGCAGCGTTGGAACGAAGATCCAACCTCGTCATTCGCCGTGCTTGGCTACAGTTCGATCGAACAATGGGCGCGTGCGGTCGAAAAGGCCGGAACGACGGAATCGCAAGCGGTTCTTGCCGTGATGAACCAGTACAAGGACGAACCTTTCACCGCTGGTCTGACGACTTATACCGACCAGCTCCATATCCAAATCAACCGGCCTCAGCTTATCATGAAGGTTGAAAACGGTTCGTTTCGGGCGGTGGAAATGTTCAGGAACACCTTCCTTCCCGACATGAAGCTCCTTTTCCGCGTAGGTCAATAG
- a CDS encoding NIPSNAP family protein has product MIHELRVYHTAPKKLGQVVQRFEKHTIEIFKRLGIKPVGFWTVAIGEANDQLIYMIEWENLAERDQKWAAFLKDEEWQKVWAETDKDGPLVRYASNQILQPVLAQAIL; this is encoded by the coding sequence ATGATCCACGAACTCCGAGTTTATCACACTGCGCCGAAGAAATTGGGGCAAGTTGTTCAACGATTCGAGAAGCATACGATTGAGATTTTCAAACGTCTGGGGATCAAGCCTGTTGGTTTTTGGACTGTGGCAATTGGTGAAGCCAATGACCAATTGATCTACATGATCGAATGGGAGAACCTGGCCGAGCGCGACCAGAAATGGGCGGCCTTTCTCAAGGACGAAGAATGGCAAAAGGTCTGGGCAGAAACCGACAAGGACGGGCCACTTGTCAGGTATGCTTCTAATCAGATTCTGCAGCCTGTCCTGGCGCAAGCAATCTTGTGA
- the aroQ gene encoding type II 3-dehydroquinate dehydratase, giving the protein MASSIVVLNGPSLNLLGSREPEVYGTTTLQDIEAMCRERAARHGLEMLFFRQTNHEGFLIDWIQEARDRGASVVVNPGAWATTSVAIADALKIVEEPVIEVHISNIHSREPFRHSSHVSRVANGVIAGLGFRSYLYAIDAIADIQAVRRVP; this is encoded by the coding sequence ATGGCATCGTCTATTGTCGTACTGAACGGACCTTCCTTGAACCTGTTAGGCAGCCGAGAGCCTGAGGTTTATGGAACGACAACGCTGCAGGACATTGAGGCTATGTGCCGAGAGCGGGCAGCGCGACATGGCCTCGAAATGCTTTTCTTCCGCCAAACTAATCATGAAGGTTTCCTCATAGACTGGATTCAGGAGGCGAGAGACAGAGGTGCTTCGGTGGTGGTCAACCCCGGTGCTTGGGCGACTACATCGGTTGCGATAGCTGACGCCCTCAAAATAGTGGAGGAGCCTGTCATAGAGGTTCACATTTCAAATATTCATAGCAGAGAGCCCTTTAGGCATAGTTCCCACGTCTCCAGGGTGGCCAACGGCGTTATTGCAGGCCTAGGGTTTCGCAGCTACCTCTATGCGATCGATGCGATAGCCGATATCCAGGCCGTTCGTCGCGTCCCATAA
- a CDS encoding SDR family NAD(P)-dependent oxidoreductase, with amino-acid sequence MGVLQDKVAIVTGAGNGIGRATVERFLREGAKVVAFDRAVEASSPDPRLTWVQGDVTVAADIDRAIEAARAFNGLDICVANAGIGKIEDFIHGSRESWMQVIDVNLIGVMMTLRAAASVMVEAGKGGRLLATSSIAGLRGEGHAPSTAYAASKGAVMALMRAISMELARYGITANAVAPGQIDTALNFSDLEVMSARFGRDAHDFRDEFLQSTVPMRRMGVPAEVAGLFTYLASDEASFVTGTTFRIDGGELAI; translated from the coding sequence GTGGGCGTTCTTCAAGACAAAGTTGCCATCGTGACCGGTGCTGGAAATGGCATCGGCAGGGCCACCGTTGAGAGATTTCTGCGCGAGGGTGCGAAGGTTGTTGCATTTGATCGCGCAGTGGAAGCCAGCTCGCCCGATCCTCGGCTCACGTGGGTGCAAGGTGACGTAACCGTTGCGGCAGATATCGATCGCGCAATTGAGGCCGCACGCGCGTTCAACGGGCTCGATATTTGCGTCGCCAATGCCGGGATTGGTAAAATCGAGGATTTCATTCACGGGTCTCGCGAGTCCTGGATGCAGGTTATCGACGTCAATCTTATTGGCGTGATGATGACGCTCCGTGCAGCCGCTAGTGTAATGGTGGAGGCAGGCAAGGGAGGGCGACTGCTCGCAACGTCATCGATTGCCGGTCTACGAGGTGAGGGACACGCGCCGTCGACAGCGTATGCGGCTAGCAAGGGCGCCGTCATGGCTCTTATGAGGGCTATTAGTATGGAACTGGCGCGATATGGCATTACCGCCAATGCCGTGGCGCCCGGTCAAATCGACACGGCGCTTAATTTCTCCGATCTCGAAGTCATGAGCGCACGTTTCGGTCGCGATGCACACGACTTCCGCGACGAATTTCTTCAATCCACGGTTCCGATGCGCCGAATGGGCGTCCCGGCAGAGGTAGCAGGTCTCTTCACATATCTTGCATCTGACGAGGCCTCGTTTGTTACTGGCACCACGTTCCGGATCGACGGTGGGGAGTTGGCAATCTAG
- a CDS encoding ABC transporter ATP-binding protein, producing the protein MGQRRKQVLEAKNIHVAFGGIKALRGVDLTLQAGDILGLIGPNGAGKTTMVNVLSGFQRPSPGVVSLDGEDVSALSARKMAQAGIARSFQAARLFRELTVLQNLTVAGLGIGLSNTSATDQARDILEWIGYNRGHDRLCHSLPYSDERRISIARALAVQPSFALLDEPASGMNDRECEQLMATITGIPKRFGCGVLLIEHNMQVIMGVCQRIHVLDGGKSLAEGTPEQIKMDPNVLRAYLGHKTSRADAVI; encoded by the coding sequence ATGGGTCAACGTAGGAAACAGGTCCTTGAGGCCAAGAACATACATGTTGCTTTCGGTGGCATCAAAGCGCTGCGCGGTGTCGATCTCACTCTACAGGCCGGGGATATACTGGGACTTATTGGGCCGAACGGGGCCGGCAAGACCACTATGGTCAATGTTCTCAGTGGGTTCCAACGCCCAAGTCCCGGCGTCGTTAGTCTCGATGGCGAAGATGTTTCGGCACTGTCGGCAAGAAAGATGGCGCAAGCAGGTATTGCACGCAGTTTTCAAGCCGCGAGGCTTTTCCGCGAGTTGACGGTGCTGCAAAATCTTACCGTCGCTGGTCTCGGCATTGGTCTGTCGAACACGTCTGCCACGGACCAAGCCCGAGATATACTCGAATGGATCGGTTATAACCGAGGACATGATCGCCTCTGCCATTCACTGCCTTACAGCGACGAAAGACGTATCAGCATCGCACGCGCACTAGCCGTACAGCCGTCATTTGCACTGCTCGATGAGCCCGCTTCCGGCATGAACGATCGAGAGTGCGAGCAGCTAATGGCGACCATTACTGGAATTCCGAAACGCTTCGGATGTGGCGTGCTGCTGATTGAGCACAACATGCAAGTCATCATGGGTGTCTGTCAGCGGATCCACGTTCTGGACGGCGGCAAGAGCCTGGCAGAAGGCACTCCAGAACAGATCAAGATGGATCCGAATGTGCTGCGCGCATATCTCGGACACAAAACCTCTCGCGCAGATGCAGTAATATAG
- a CDS encoding branched-chain amino acid ABC transporter permease, producing the protein MRRVQLIQRFYPVLALIIPLLIVVLVIEVFGSPGTQRVTTEALIRLVFAVGLYIFAGNSGIVSFGHMAFCAIAAYATAWQTCCALMKPITMTGLPAFVRDNTFPLFPAAMTSIGLAAGVAFLSGLILMRLSSLSASISTLALLFILNVIYSNWVSVTMGNSTIVGLPVYVTAWGALSAAVLVIVIAYLFQRSRWGLMLRATREDEVAAAASGLSLYWTRLAAFTLSGSVAGLAGVLFAHFTGTVSIGTFFLSHTFLIVAMLVVGGMRSLAGAVVGVTVISAVTDVFRRAEAGFSIGSIDVAIPPGSQELILATLMLLILIFRKDGIMAGREFTWPGRSKEGHVRAPLVTPTKDPAQRLSALPPRP; encoded by the coding sequence ATGCGTCGTGTCCAACTAATCCAACGCTTCTACCCAGTTCTGGCGTTGATAATCCCGTTGCTGATCGTGGTACTCGTCATCGAAGTGTTTGGCTCGCCAGGCACCCAGCGAGTGACGACAGAGGCTCTGATACGCCTCGTATTTGCGGTCGGACTTTACATCTTTGCAGGTAACTCTGGCATCGTGTCCTTTGGACATATGGCATTCTGTGCGATTGCTGCCTATGCAACGGCATGGCAGACCTGTTGCGCATTGATGAAGCCGATCACGATGACGGGCTTGCCAGCGTTTGTTCGGGACAATACGTTCCCGCTTTTTCCAGCAGCAATGACGTCGATTGGCCTCGCGGCTGGAGTCGCATTCTTGTCAGGTTTAATACTGATGAGGCTCTCCAGCCTTAGCGCATCGATCTCGACGCTTGCCCTCCTGTTCATTCTCAACGTTATCTATTCCAATTGGGTCAGCGTCACCATGGGTAATTCCACAATTGTGGGGTTGCCAGTTTACGTGACGGCGTGGGGAGCTCTTTCGGCTGCCGTCCTCGTCATTGTGATTGCGTACCTATTTCAGAGGTCGCGCTGGGGCCTGATGCTGAGAGCGACGCGTGAGGATGAGGTGGCCGCGGCAGCCTCAGGCTTGTCGCTCTACTGGACGCGCCTTGCCGCTTTCACGTTGTCCGGCTCTGTCGCCGGACTGGCTGGTGTTCTGTTTGCGCACTTCACCGGGACAGTCTCAATCGGCACATTCTTCCTGAGCCACACGTTTCTAATCGTGGCGATGCTGGTGGTGGGCGGAATGCGAAGCCTCGCCGGCGCGGTGGTTGGTGTTACGGTCATAAGCGCGGTGACTGATGTGTTTCGACGCGCCGAGGCCGGTTTCTCCATCGGGTCTATCGATGTCGCAATCCCTCCCGGATCACAGGAGTTGATACTCGCAACTCTGATGCTCTTGATCCTGATATTTCGAAAGGATGGCATCATGGCAGGCCGTGAGTTCACGTGGCCAGGACGTTCGAAGGAAGGCCACGTCCGTGCGCCGCTCGTCACGCCGACAAAAGACCCGGCGCAAAGACTGTCCGCCTTACCTCCGCGGCCATAA